The DNA sequence atacttgctatttaaaaacaatatttttttctacATGATAAATTAAACTATCATGTGTGCAAACTGTCTGATTCATGTGTGCAAAATCTCATTAAATTGGGTGCAAAACATCGATATTATGTGTGCAAAAATTCATTACATTGGGTGCAAAATGTGCTGAGTGAGGTGTGCAAAATCTCATTAAATTGAATGCAAAACATCGAATTCATGTGTGCAAAAAATCATTACATTTGGGGTGCAAAATGTGCTGAGTGAGGTGTGCAAAATCTCATTAAGATGAGTGTAAATTATTTGAGTGAGGTGTGCAAAATCTCATTAAGACGGGTGCAAATTGTATTCATAAGGTGTGCAAAATCTCATTATAATAGGTGCAAATTAAACTTATTTATAGATATAAAATTAGTTTGTAATATAACCCCATTTATGCTTCCTAATATGAGAATGAGATCATGGGATATAACTACTCCAATTTATATATAAGATCACATAGGATTCATACATAGCTAAAAAAGGAATCATTCATTCATTGAAAACTGAAAAGTCTCTCTTGTGTTTGCTTACATTACATGCTACAGTGTAACTCTTTCTTTCCTAAAAGAAGCAACACACAATGAAAAATGTACAAAGTAACATGCACTTGGTTCTCGCAACTGATGCCAAAGCCAAGGCTCAAATGGACTCCTGAACTTCCCCAAACATTCATTGAGACAATTAATCAGCTTGGAGATTCAGAAAGTGAGTGCATACTATATAGTAAAAACTATAAAACAATACCTTTCTACAAAACAAGTATATCTAATGATCACTTGAACTTTGTTATATAGAAAACAAGTATATCCAATAACCCCTAAAAAGAGATAGTAACTGTAAGTCTTGAATTTCAGTTTCTACGCTTCTTAGCAACAGTTTTCTTTCTAAACCCCTTCCCAGCCGAACCAAGGCATtcaatcatcaattcatcagTATTACATACTATGTAAGGACTTGATTGAGTTGGAGTTGGCTTTACCACTCTATATTTCTCTGATTTGTTTATAACATCCTTAAGAAGTGCATTTGAAAGTGATGTAAGCATTTGGATGACCAATTGCTTCCTTAGATTAACGCACTCAAACTGCAATAACAATGTTCACAaagattatatattataaaaaaaacatgaacatcaaaagcaaaaataaaaactatataaaaaaacATTTACTTCGTCCCATTCTGGCATGTTGGACACATTAATCTCAATACTACTAGGATTCCACATTTCTACCCATTTTATTACAAACAATCCGCAATCATAGCTGAAAAAATAATTGTAGAATTTAGTTAGTCTTATCATGtacatttatattatttataatataacaTAATTAATATTATGCTTACTTATTTGATTGTCTAGGAAGATTCAAATAAATTGGGATCAGGTCATTCTTTGGTAGCTCATAGTTTGGCACAGCTATCGAGACCATTTGTTGAATCAATTTGCTCTGAAAAAAAGGTTCATTGTTAATAAATAAAACTATTAAACCACATAATATAATATCATGTGAGCAAAACTATTGAAATTATACCGCATatatgtctaactgcaccctaTCTCTTTTAGCCTCTTTATACAAGGAATCCAAGACAAAAAGTCTCTTTTCATAGATGTCATAAGCATATAGCCACCAATGATAGTCATAGCAACACGGCACCAATAACTgcattatattatattttcttATTAGAAGTGAAAGTATTGACCAACAAATCGATTTATAATTTAACAAAGTAATGATGAAATTGTCCAAAACCATAAGTACCAAAGGATACAGAAATACTTCTCATGATTAGGGTCAGCAGATTCAAATGAGGCAAAAGGAGGCATCACTAActttaatgtataaataaagAGAAGCTCCAATGCCCATATATCAAGTATAGATTCAAAAACAGAGGATAGCATTAAGTAATATATTCATGTCTATAACTTTATATGTCCAATTATTGTTATTAGTCCAAAAACAGAGGATAGCATTTCTGTTTCATTTATGTTccattataaatatttaatagcattcaaatgaaaaaaattaacacaaggTAACAGTGACAGGGTATGTGGATAGAAACAGGGTTCTGAAAAAAATGCAGAGTACAGGAAATAGACACCCCCAGAATTAAATAAAGGTAAATATTTTTGGTCTAGTACTATAATCTTAAGGGATTCAACTATGGTAGAGAAGTTTCAACTATGACAGGGAAGGAATGAAATTAATCCACAAATAGCATGACACCGACAAAATAAATACATAGCAAATATAGCTCTGgcacaaacaaaaaaattaacacaataCATAGAGAACAAAAATTACTCACCCATCTATGTTTTGGAATTTCCTTTTGCTCAAAAAAGCTGTCACCATTCTTTCCAAAATCATCGGGAAGAAGTACAtaactttttttctttcttttgatcAAGTGTCCCCAATGTGAGAACATCTCTCCCTATATATAAAGAAATAGTTAGATTATAAAGTTTAAACTCTCCAATtataaaactgaaaaagtagTTTGTAACTTTGTatacacaccaaaacaaaagcATTTATGCAATAGACATCAAAGCTAGGTATATCTTTTAAGATGCACAAAGTCTCATCCTTGTTCAACCTATCGTCTGTTGCCCAAAAGTATATCTTATCCTTATCTACTTCTGTTAACTTATTATCCTCTATCaccttttcttcttcccctattttatttttctcatctaTCACCTTTTTTTCTTCCcctattttgtttttctcatgtatCATTAGGGAGAATGATGGAATTGATGGTACCACAGGTTCTTGTGTCTTCTTGATTGGAGAAGGTGTATATATATCACAGTCTTCTATTTCTAAGAAAGCTTGTACTGCACTTTGCACAATTTCTCTCCATTCAGGTTTTATTGCATCATCTAAAGCATAAAACAGAACATATAcacaaaaattatattaatgtatGCACACAAAAATGAGATTTAAAATAGAGAGAAAGTGGAATCTAAATAATAGGAATGTGAGTGCAAACTATGATTCATGTGTGCAAAATATCATTAAGGTGAGTGcaaaacatcaaattcatgTGTGCAAAATCTCATTAAAGCAAATGCAAATTATCAGATTTATGTGTGCAAAATATCATTAAGGGGAGTGCAAACTTGCTGATTCATGTGTGCAAAAATTCATTAAGGTGGGTGcaaaacatcaaattcatgTGTGCAAAAATTCATTACATAAGGTGCAAACTTGCTGATTCATGTGTGCAAAATCTTATTAAAGCGGGTGCAAAAATTCATTAAAGTGGGTGCAAAATATCAAATTCATGTGTGCAAAATCTCATTACATAGGGTGCAAACTTGCTGATTCATGTGTGCAAAAATTCATTAAGGTGGGTGcaaaacatcaaattcatgTGTGCAAAAATTCATTACATATGGTGCAAACTTGCTGATTCATGTGTGCAAAATCTTATTAAAGCGGGTGcaaaacatcaaattcatgTGTGCAAAAATTCATTACATAGGGTGCAAACTTGCTGATTCATGTGTGCAAAATCTTATTAAAGCGGGTGcaaaacatcaaattcatgTGTGCAAAAATTCATTACATAGGGTGCAAACTTGCTGATTCATGTGTGCAAAATTACATAACAAAAATCTCATATATATTCACATAATACATAATGCAAAACAACAAACACTAAGAACTATAATTTATACCCATATTGCTAGGCGATCTTATTGGCGATCTCATGttgttttcatcttttttgtcttccctattaaatcaataaaaacaataattaaaGATTTGTagaacaataaataaaaaaaatcataactaTAAAAAAAGCACATACACTATTTTTACCTTCTTTTGacctctttttcatcatcttgcTTTGCATCACTATAAAGAAGAATACACTATATTTTACTTTACATTCCCTTTTATTACAAAAGATAaatcaaaactaatttttacctttctttatctttttgctCATCTGATATATTATCATCTTCCTTTGACATTTTGTTGTCATTATTTTGTTCATcaaatctataaaaaaaaaatttaattagtgaTAAAGAGTGTTTGTAATACTCATAGGCTtcccaaaattttatttttttttacctttctttcttttcctttgttgTGTTATCTTTATTAAGCTCCTTCGCCCCCCTTTTCTTAATTGGTGCTCTTGTTGTGTTCTTTGCAAATTTAGCATCAACACCACCTTGCTTAACTAAAAGGGTAACAATACCCTACAATAATAATCACACAGATTATATTATACACTCATCATATTATgcaaaacagaaaaaaaatccAGAAAAGGTTCAGTTCACTAGAAATTAATATTTAGCTTATAATGCTTTCCATTTGCCGGCGGAGAAGAGTTGTAGCATAACTAGCATTCCAtgaattaaaaattgaaaataaaaaacagagaTTACATATTAAATCCAGTTTAGTTTCAATTTTGTTATTTACCATTGTAATTGTATTCTCTGCAGTTTGCACCAAACTTGCcactatttttcttttatcacATTGCATTCAATCTTTAGAGCAAATAACTACACACTAATTCACTAATAAGCACACCACAAAATAGCACAATTATACTCACTAATCCACATCTGCACTCAACAACCTTAGAATGTCATTTTACTAACTTCTAAAACAAGGCATGCAAATATAAGACTTAGAATAAAATTGAGGCAATATCATAACTATAACTATGCCATTTGAGCATTCTATATAGATATCATGATTTCAACAATTAGGAATTCAACACATTTGTATGTATCTCAAACAACACACACATCACACATCACACAAGAACACATAAATGATCAAACCTAATTAATATATTTCCTCTTAGATAAACAAAACGTAGCTGATAACTAGAAGTGAAAAGAATTCAACTTAGAAATGTGCATTAAGGGGTTCATTAATAGAAAGAATTCTGGGATATTATAAGCaatcatcaatttttttaaaaaagaagcGAATTAAcgtgataaaataaataaaacaaaccGTTGGCCTTTGCTTTGATGACTCTTGTGTCAACTTCTTTACAAGTTTTTCTTTATCCCAATAAGCAATCCATGGTGGTGGAGGCCCCATATAATTTTCCTTATCTCCAAATGTGTCTTTGTGGTAATAGATAATCTACAAGCAAAATAATAAATGTAATGATTATCAtcaaaaaagaaatgaaaaaaggaaaaaaaggatAAGTACATTAGACAGATTACCATCAAAACATAAAGACAACCATCAATACTTAATGTAtttttttccttgaatttttgAACCCCTTTCATAAGCTCATCATGCACAAATCTTGTCCAATTGTATCTTGTGATATTCTCTACATCAACAATGGCACGTAAGTGCTTTGGGGATGTGACAACGCTACTTGTTGGTGCCAAAAATGAGCTAATAATGAACATTGTAAATGCTCTCCTAAAATAATCTCTCCCTTTGGATGTTGAAACATTACATTCTCTTGAATGTAATACTTCTTGTAGCCATGGGTTTGTCACAGACTTGAATGGGGCAACTAATCTTTTTTGCTCTGAAGTCCAATCTTCTTCTTCTGGAAAACTTTTACCAATTGAAGGTAATCCTAGAGCTAACCCAATTTTGTCTGTTGTCACATCGATATCCCCCACCACTAATTCCAGTTTGCTTGTTATTGTGTTATATGCTTTAGCAAGTGCGAGGAATAACCGCCTATCAATTTTCCAATCTTGAATAGCCTTCATGGATGAGAATCTCATTTTATCAACTTCAATTTTTTGCTCTTTTGTAAGAGAATTTATCGTTGTGAAAACCGAAACAGGAGAACAACGACATTCTATTACTTTCTGCAAACATAAAGTAAAAAAATCGTATTAAACTGGGTGCAAAATATGCTAAGTGATATAtggaaaattttattaaattgagtGCAAACTGTGCAAGTGAGGTGTGCAAAACTTGATTAAAGTGAGTGCAAATTGTAAAATTGATGTGTGCACCGCTAGGGGGCCAGCAGTTTTTAGTACAAGTTAATAATCCCAGCATGCAGCATATGCAATATTTTCCCCTATGGTGTACAAATTAAATAACCCACATCATATACCAGCCAAAAATATAACAACGACCCACTAAACAGTTACCAAAGACATGTAAGTAACAGTATGATTTAACattatctcatcattttagtAGTAGAGAGAAGCCTAGGGATATATCTACTAGACACAACATACATAAATAGAAGCAGCCACATTTGGACATGGTCCTGTCGTGCTCATGCCATGTGTTGATGTTCAAAGTTAAGGTGAGAGGATCCAGATTGATAGGAATTATATCTAGGCATGTATACTTTAGGCAAAATTGATGTGTgcaaaatcaaattaaagtggGTGCAAACTGTTCGAAAAATGTGTGCAAAAAACAATTATATTGAGTGTAAACTATACTGAATAATGTGTGCAAATTCTCATTAAAGTGTGTGCAAAATTTCATTCAGATGGGTGCAAAATGTCCTGAGTAAAGTGTGCAAAATCCCCTTTTTAATTGGTTCATACCCGAGATTCTAGTTCTTCAAGAGTTTTCGGCATTTTCCTTCTAGTTCCTGCTTCAAATTTCTTTGTAGTTGTACTTCTTCGCGGCATCTTAATATCTGGATCTTTTTCCATTTTCAAATAATCACTGTATGTTATTAAGAAACATACTATTAACAAAGCTAGTAATCAATTATGCAGTAGCCATTATCAAAGCTCTACCACAACAAAGCTGTACTAACAAATGAGATAATAACTTAATGAATTTTTTCAAagatttataaattaaatgtcATATGTTTAACCTTTGACACTCCAGAACATTCTGGAAGCTTAAGTGTTCAGGCTAAAGAAAAAGTGTCTTTACAAGCTCAACATATACCTGTTTAGTCTATGATGTCTTGATACTTGCATATACTGAACAATAGATTGTCTATCAAACTTGCCTTTAGTTCATTGGCCATCAATTCATTGTCAGTATTTGGAACTCCAAACTTGATAGCAATTTTTGCAATAAGACTCTTCTCCCACAACTTTAGGATAGCAGCAGCTAAGCCTTGAAGTCTTCTGTTCCTTCCTTCATAGTTCAtattaaacacaaaataatttaattgacTTTATGCATAAAGGGATAACCATGAAAGTATTTTTGAATatagctttattttctttctgagAGCTAATATTGGTTGACAGCCAAGTTATTATGATTTTCATATACATGTATTGATTCAATTCATCAATCTTCAAGCAATTAATTCTTGTTACAGAGATTGCTTTTCTATGTATGATTAGTTAATATAATAGCATCAACAACAATGTATTTAGGTGGTCTATCAAAATTGACATCAACGAGGTGGCTTGATTAAGAACCTAAGTCATATGATATAACATAGCTCCTCACACTGTTGAATAATTTTCATGCACAGCAAAATAAATCATTGACCAAAAACCACCAACATCCAGGAGCATACCAAGGACAAAATGGACTGGCAAAAGTAATAATAAaggtagaagaagagaagagttattatAGAGTTGCTGCGGTAATTTCTCAAACAGGTGGTGGGCAATCTACTCATGAAAATAGTGTTGCTGCGTCTTATCATATTAAATTTCAGCTTCAATTTCCAAAGCTCTACCACAACAAACCTCTAGTAACAACTGAGATAATAACTTAATGatgaatcaaaatcaaaatcaaaatcaaaatcaaaagaaatttTATTATAGAGTATTTAAAGATTTTTCATGAAAGACAGGAAACATTGAGTAATAATATTGGGTGTCATTATGAATTTCTGGTTGCATGTTTTGAATGGATACAGAATGATGGACAGCAAGAAGGTAAGAGTTGAAGAAAGTAATAAATGAACAAAAATCAAAACTCATTTACCTTCACATTAATCTTGAAGAAGCATCACGCATTAGTAGAAACGAAGAAGAATGGATAGAGAGCTGAGAGATGCTGTTGCATGTTGCAGAGAGTAACGCTGCTGCTATTGGAGACGCTACTTGGGATGAACAGCGAGCTCAAGAATGCTGATTCGTGTTGAGCGTGCTCCAGCGTTGAGAGCAACAAAAATGGCGTACAAGAGTGTAGAGGAGAGACTAAAATTTTTGGGGAGAAGAAGAGAGCGTGGTAAAGGAGTGTAAATACACGCTCTCTTTATGGGTTTGAGCTTTATTTTGTTTGAGGTATAAAATTAGTATTGCTGGTTGTTTGCTGGCCCAAAAGTTAGAAAACTGCTGCCCCTAGCGGcgctcatatatatatatatatatatatatataaattaaaatcataataaagagataattaattaagttcttttttattattattttaagtgCGTAAGAAACACTTTGGCTTGTAGGGTTGTTCCAGGTTCCAGCAACGAGCACTGCCCCTCTGACCTGAGTTGGAGATGAGCTCGACCCGAAAGAGACCGTACCCTTACCCGGACGATCCATCCGAATCAGAGCCCAACCACCGCCGCACCCAGCCCTTCCCCTCCTACCTGGACTCCCCCTCCTCCCTCTCCCCCACCGTCAAAACCCTCTGCCACATAATCGCCACCACTCCCTCTCACTCCATCGAGCAATCTCTACACGACTCCTCCCTCTCCGTCACTTCCTCCGACGTCGAGCAAGTCCTCAAGCTCTCCTACGCCTTCCCCTCCCAGGCCGTCAAGTTCTTCCGCTGGTCCGGCCGCCACCACCTCTCCGACTGCCACTCGCCTTACTCATGGAACCTCGTAGTCGACCTCCTCGGCAAGAATCGCTTCTTCGATGCCATGTGGGACGCTATCAAGTCCATGAAGAAGGAGCGACTCCTCTCTCTCGCTACCTTCGCTTCTGTCTTCAGCAGCTACGTCGCCGCCGGCAGAGTCCACGACGCCGTCATGACCTTTGAGGTCATGGGAAACTACGGCTGCGTCAACGACGTCGTTGCACTCAACTCCCTTCTCAGTGCCGTCTGCAGGGACGCCAGAACCCGCGACGCCAACGAGTTCTTCCAGATGGCGAAGAAGTTGGTTCGCCCCGACGCTGATTCCTACGCGATCTTGATGGAAGGTTGGGAGAGAGAAGGGAATGTCAGCTGCGCTAAAGAGACTTTCGCTGAGATGGTGATTGAGGTTGGTTGGGACCCTGCTAATGTTCCTGCTCATGATTCTTTTCTGTGTACTTTGATTAGAAGCGAAAATGGGGTTAGAGAGGCCGTTAAGTTCTTCGATTCCATGAGCGATAGGAAGTGTTATC is a window from the Arachis stenosperma cultivar V10309 chromosome 3, arast.V10309.gnm1.PFL2, whole genome shotgun sequence genome containing:
- the LOC130967610 gene encoding pentatricopeptide repeat-containing protein At1g77360, mitochondrial-like, with translation MSSTRKRPYPYPDDPSESEPNHRRTQPFPSYLDSPSSLSPTVKTLCHIIATTPSHSIEQSLHDSSLSVTSSDVEQVLKLSYAFPSQAVKFFRWSGRHHLSDCHSPYSWNLVVDLLGKNRFFDAMWDAIKSMKKERLLSLATFASVFSSYVAAGRVHDAVMTFEVMGNYGCVNDVVALNSLLSAVCRDARTRDANEFFQMAKKLVRPDADSYAILMEGWEREGNVSCAKETFAEMVIEVGWDPANVPAHDSFLCTLIRSENGVREAVKFFDSMSDRKCYPGIRFFKVALDECVKDHDLRNAEFLWEVLVGKAGLKANTQLYNSMIALYCYHTDMDSARKLFDDMIFNGAFPDAFTYNLLFRFLIKARKLREAAVVFAEMVKNEFVPDRPTCDAAIRAYINDEDAFMAMKVWKCMGENHQEDLKDTANFLIQGLRDLSRVPEAVKYAEDMIERGIKVTSSTLSKLKQSLVKERKEFVYEELLRKWKRSH